Proteins co-encoded in one Fusobacterium sp. DD2 genomic window:
- a CDS encoding phage tail protein: MMIGSLGNIIFRVSSMDVFSISNEIEKTVRARITEHTPVYGITQLRHQGRDPVEIKFEIELISSLSLLTPSIQLKQLEDFMYSGKYAPLVIGMQVMGQYPFVITEVTKIARHYNPLIGDFDNIKLEVNLKEYVDIPEYYQSYDEYFKNKAERLSRVGQNEYAENLLKEEDKDKIIAQQKKVK, translated from the coding sequence ATGATGATTGGAAGCCTAGGAAATATAATATTTAGAGTCAGTTCCATGGATGTTTTTTCTATATCTAATGAAATAGAAAAAACAGTAAGAGCACGGATAACTGAGCATACTCCAGTATATGGTATTACCCAGCTCAGACACCAGGGAAGAGATCCAGTAGAAATTAAATTTGAAATTGAATTAATTTCAAGCCTTAGTCTTTTGACTCCTTCCATCCAGTTGAAACAGTTAGAAGATTTTATGTATTCAGGGAAATATGCTCCGTTAGTTATAGGGATGCAGGTAATGGGACAGTATCCATTTGTAATTACTGAGGTTACTAAAATAGCAAGACATTATAATCCTCTTATTGGCGATTTTGATAATATAAAACTGGAAGTAAATTTGAAGGAGTATGTGGATATTCCTGAGTACTATCAGTCGTATGATGAGTACTTTAAAAATAAGGCAGAAAGACTAAGTAGAGTAGGTCAGAATGAGTATGCCGAGAATTTACTGAAAGAAGAAGACAAGGATAAAATCATAGCACAGCAAAAGAAGGTGAAGTAA
- a CDS encoding phage baseplate protein, translating into MNILVPFSESHKDNYALKVGQTVVVLQLPDMLEEGYILGCPMRASDISDSEVRRTFSDGGLYKYDNGTLTLSPIAKVVITADVEITKNLKVGGNTLTMGTTTTSGSQLIDSHTHGGVAKGSDRTGGLQ; encoded by the coding sequence TTGAATATATTAGTCCCTTTTTCAGAGTCACACAAGGATAATTATGCATTGAAAGTGGGACAGACAGTAGTGGTTTTACAGCTTCCAGATATGTTGGAAGAAGGATACATTTTAGGCTGTCCAATGCGAGCGTCTGATATATCAGATAGTGAGGTAAGAAGAACATTTTCTGATGGAGGACTATACAAATACGACAATGGTACTCTTACACTTTCTCCAATAGCTAAGGTAGTTATAACAGCAGACGTTGAAATAACTAAAAATTTAAAAGTTGGAGGTAATACACTTACCATGGGAACAACTACTACAAGTGGATCACAATTAATTGACAGTCATACACATGGTGGAGTTGCTAAAGGTTCTGACAGAACCGGTGGTTTACAATGA
- a CDS encoding contractile injection system protein, VgrG/Pvc8 family, giving the protein MDITTEIQNSISSLSYTDNSRNAIDDLTLELENFDGRWLGPWYPDENARLLVGLLQIDNGVPKFLDLGTFYVDEPTFSPNQLSLKCLALPLDQNIRQQENSSSWEKITLNELVAQLAIKHQLNVEFYADDIYFERLDQDRETDIGFLKRILDENGLNLKIANDSLIIFDDEKQYNNGAEKEVTAVFTMNDYRIRDYTLRKKNRDIYDRVEVSYYDADKKQHIVEVITKEELQERNEVTVQ; this is encoded by the coding sequence CAATTGATGATTTAACTCTCGAGCTTGAGAATTTTGACGGAAGATGGTTGGGGCCTTGGTATCCTGATGAAAATGCAAGGCTGTTAGTAGGATTATTACAAATTGATAATGGAGTGCCTAAGTTTTTAGATTTAGGCACTTTTTATGTTGATGAACCTACATTTTCTCCTAATCAATTAAGTTTAAAATGCTTAGCGCTACCGTTAGACCAGAACATCAGGCAACAGGAAAACAGTTCTTCCTGGGAGAAAATAACATTGAATGAATTAGTTGCTCAACTGGCGATAAAACATCAATTGAATGTGGAGTTTTATGCTGATGATATATATTTTGAACGACTAGACCAGGATAGAGAAACAGATATAGGATTTTTAAAACGTATATTAGATGAAAATGGGCTTAATTTAAAAATAGCTAATGATTCATTGATAATATTTGACGATGAGAAACAATATAATAATGGCGCTGAAAAAGAAGTTACAGCTGTATTTACGATGAATGATTACAGAATTAGGGACTATACACTTAGAAAAAAGAATAGAGATATATATGATCGTGTTGAAGTAAGCTATTATGATGCAGATAAAAAGCAGCATATTGTTGAGGTAATAACCAAAGAAGAATTACAGGAGCGGAATGAGGTGACTGTACAATGA